A window of Magnolia sinica isolate HGM2019 chromosome 13, MsV1, whole genome shotgun sequence genomic DNA:
ATTGTTGAAACTATTGATGCCTTGTAGCTGAAATAATTAGTAGGTAGCAGCCCTTGAATTGCAGTCACATCTCTTTCAGATCAAGTTGAGAGATAACTGCAATTTCGAGCTGAGCCCTCAATTTGAACACTAGAAAACTACAATTTGTTTATTTGTACTTCAGGAGATGATCAAGTGCAATTTGTTTTGATTGTGCATCCAAATCCACCTTAGTTCACATGCTTATGCTGATTTCTGGCAACCACACAGTATCACAATCCCGATTTAAAGATCTCCATAGAAAACATTTTCCGCAGATCTGGATCACAATGTCAGCTCTATTTTGAAAATTAGTTCACCTTCCTACTTACCTGTTAATGTGGCAATTTCCACACTCTGGCTGTCCATCACTTTCGGAATTGCTGCAATCATGATGGAGAGCCGTGTAACTGAGAATCCAAACCAACACGGAACATATACTTCAGTCTTACCTTTGTGCAGGGCAGATACAAATGCTCCCAAACATGGAAATGGTGCAGTTAGTCCTCGTACATTGACATTTGTCAGTATCCAAGGACCTTCTGGTCCCATTCAGGTTTGCCATATTCAGAATAATCAAACAGACGCTGAGAGCCTTTCTATCTCCATTCCAATATTTTGTAAGGTTTCTTTCCACAGATGACAACAGAAGATCAACAAAGCATCAGGTTGTGAAATTACCTTGGGTTCTCTTGGGCAGAGTCATGGaaagcatatcaggaatgcagAAACTTAATGCCGTCTTATCCAGAAAACTTAAATCCTAAGACTGAGCCACGCCAACAGCTACATTAACTAGATACTTGAAAATAAATTATCAACCCCGTACTTGATACTTCAATATGAAGTGTAACCAAGACTTCTATACACGTGCCATTCACACTACAAACACAGCGAACATATCAGCCCTGCTATTACAGCAAGTGAATTGGCATCTTGATTACATCAGATGAATGCAAAATGGACAGGAAAAAGCTAAAAGAAACCCGAATTTACTAAAAACTCAAGCTTATATCTTAGTGTACAAATTGAAGAGAAAACACCTCTTGTTGGTACAGCAAAGTATTACATATTCAAAAATCATTGAAACCTGAAGAATGGCACTCTCATATATAATTGTATAATCTGTCTTAGAATAGAGCTGCAACCTGTTCTCGCTGATGCAGGCTGCATGCCCAATTCCCATTATCAGGCCCTGATTATAGCTCACCAACTTCTAAAATCTATGGTGGGATTCATGTTTATGACATATAATTTAGCATACAGAAATAAACAACCCAGATACAGCCCCATCTCTATTCTCTATTGCAGATCATCCTTTGGTGTAAAGGACTAGAATGATGGGAAAGAGAGTGCTTCGTCATATCTACAAGAAAATGTTGTGACTGCTTCTTTAGCCTATCCACATTCTTCAAACCAATGTGTTAGGACTAACAATTTGCATGTTCGAGTTCCTCCATATGCAATAGAAGCCTAACTTGTGTGTCAAATGAGAATTCACTAGCTACCCATGTAATCATGTAGGCAACAACACAAGTTTGACGAGGACACCGAAGAGGTCTCAGTAGGAAATGACACAGTCTAATTCCTTGGCAGCAGCATCAAGGAATGCCAGTTGCAGGCCAGTTGCACGCCTGCTGTGAGCTTCCCATACTAAGCACTTCTCAATGTCTGCATGCCAGTCAATGATGCCTACAGTTAAGTATCGGTAAGCGGGACTGTGGACGCCCTTTACATCCTCTTGTTTACAATTGGACTTCACTGAGCCGATGTGTAAGATATCCCGAAGAACGGATGTGCTAAGAGCACGCACATGTGCACTTGGATGAGAAACGCAACGGATGGTAGCTGGTAGACGGCACTGCATCCATGGGAAAGCAAAAAATGTCAGTCAAGGTCTTACAAGAGACTTAGATCTGTTCAGTGTTCTCCAGATTGAGAAGGGAATCGAAAGAGCACAACAAGCCAATGAGCATTCTGCAAGTGGAGCTGTCTGATACATCCCAAAAAAATGTAGATCATGGGATGTGCAAAATGCTCCCACCTGCAAAATGCCCCAAAATGAGAATGGAAAAATAACAGACCAGAGATGTCATCATAATTCCATtctcatctggccctgtatgtaTTTGATGGACAACCTAGCTGGCCGTTGATGTTGGACCAGATTGGAAGACAGTTATCAAGGATAGTTACCTTCAACAAATTTAGAAGGCCATCGGCAACAGCTGAGCTGGATTCTCCCCAATCAAGCACAAGTTGAACTGCACTAGCTGTGGCTTCCAGGAGCTGCTCATTTTTGTATAGATGGGAAACATAAACTCAGAAAATGACAATAATAAAGCCTTTAGTCAGTACAGTAAGTCATATAATCACATTGGTTTACAATCTAATTAGAGAAAATCCATTCATTAAAAGAGATAGTTATGTAAAATGACAGATAAAGTTAATGCAAACACTATATGGCACCAATTAGAACAAAGAAAAGCTACTTTCTAAGATGTATAAGATCAGATCACATGCCACAATGTAAGCTATCAAACAGTGCAGCAGATTCTTGGGCAAAAACATTCTCAACCAAAGATAGAAAACAAAATATTTAATCATCTTCAACTGACAGCTACTGCATGGTAAGGTTATAAATGCATGCATTAAAATTTTGGAACTTGTATTAACAACACAATTAACAAAGTGACAATTCTTTCACTGAGATGTTTACCTCTAGCTGTGGTAAAGTACAAGCTTCTCCGTCGACAAGCATTCCATCAGTCGCACGGAGAAGAAGATCAGAAGCACTTGATAAAATTATTAATGCTTCTGGGCTATCATGGTTCCTcatgatctccaccattaattttaCAATCCTCTGGTTGATTTTCCACATTTTCTGACCTTGTTCATCATCTCTAGCAATCCATGGCTGCAAATCCTTTTCTGCCTGTCCAAGGAAACATGCCCACAAAGTGACTAAAAACAATGAAGTGATTGGATATCTGGTTAAAAAACCAAGAACTTTCATGACACCAAAGAATTTACAAATAAACGGATATCGCACCTGAAGAACAACTGCAGTTGATGCCTTTGTCGGTGATGCCGATACAACATTACATAGGGCATCAACTACCTAGACATATCATGGAAAAGTCAGACTATCTGATTACCTACCAGAAAGTATAACAAATACATAGATGATGGCGTGTCTGCAAGGTAACAGGAGATAACACATTGTCAAATGCATTCATGTTTATGGCATCGGTTCCATATTGGTTGCTCAATTGAACCTCAACATTGAGTATGATCTGCGATTATCCCTTGTATGATCATGGTGAATGATATCCAACTCTTACCCTAATAACTTTGAATCAGAAATAGCGCCCACTGCTGCTCAGTACTACCTTGTATGAAGATTTAAAAGTTGAATTTAAAATATAGATCAAAACTCACCTTACTTATGTTTTATGTGTTTCCACAGAGAGGAGTTTATATGGGCTCCATGGCAAACATACAGTTTGCTGACCCTTTGCTGATGCTCAGATTCTTTACACTTGGGACCATGGTCTGGTGATCCCATCCATTGATATGAGGGGCCCCATAGTGGATGAGATATGCCCTAAGAATCTCCCTAAATGGAAGTTCCTAACCTTTTTATTCATTGGCCTACAAATACATGGTTAATGAGAAAATACAGCAACGGTCCAGATTCAATGGGAGATAGTTCAATGATTATAAGGTTATGAATATCAACCTGAGAGATTTTAAGCAATCTCCCATCCACTTGTGGGGCCTATCAGATCGACAGTTTGGATCACCTGACTTCGGCCCCAAATCTACAGAAGCATGGGTGCCAGTAGACTATGATTGCTGATGAGTAGTATTCTATAGACTTGTTGAACACAGGTGAGCCCTAGAGTTCGTCACATCAAATAGTTGAATTCGGCACTGAACAATAATGGAAATAACAACCGGTTACTACCTATTTACAAGTGTAGAGATATATGCTAGACATGTGCTTTTAAGTGCTTTATCGTCAATTTAGTTTTTTTCTGTAAGGATACTGTCTCCTGCACTCAAGGCTGTTGTAAAGGTTTAAGATTTCAGTCATAGCTGattttttcaggaaaaaaaaaacttacattaTGAGGGCACTTTGAACTTCATGGTTCTGTTAATCATTAATAGCCTCTCCCAAAAACCAAAATCATGTGATTTCATTGCTTGTTCACAAGTTGCAAGAAAACATTCTACAATATACGTTATTATGCTCACCCTTCTGTCTTACCCCATTTCCTTCTAACAGGTTCCAAAATCTATCTTTCCTAGGTCATTCACCTTTTCTAGGTTCCAAGTTTAATTCTTCTTTGGTCTTGTTTTCAATAGGGATGCCATTTTATGCATGTTAGTTATCACAGAGATGGGTATAAATGCATATTAAAAGATTCAGTATGATGTTTTCATTATTTATTAATCTGCATTAGGTTCGGTGACTAGGAACCTCTATATGTTCCTATGTTGAGCATAAACCATAAAGACACATTTCGTACCCCGATCTCCTGATTTAGGTCTCTTTTAAGATCTGGCAAGCTGACAATGCTCTGCAGTCCAAACCTTTAATTTTTATGGTACCATGTTTTACAAAGTTTTGTGAGGTGTAATAGTAGTTTCTTGTGGCATGCTATTTAGAATAATGTTAGAGTACACAGTTATTAGTGTATCACTCAAACTGACAGGGAAATTTTACAGGATAGCTATAAGgctagccatgctttatgggacagaatgttgggctgttaaagaacaacatgttcaGAGGATGAGTGGAGCTGAAATGATGACATTGAgaaggatgagtggcaagacgaggaaggacagagaaatgaatgcattcaagggaacttaggagtagtaccaataggtaataagttgaggggaagtagacttagatggtttggtcatgtgcaacagccAAGAACCACGCTGGTTAGGAGTACAAGGGCTCTAAAGGGGAAAAGGGAAGGcccaaggggggggggggggaagatgCTGAAAAGAAGCGATGATGACAGAGcataaaggaaagaagagaagatgGAGTAGAGTAGGAAAATAAGGgggtgtctgtgtgtgtgtgtgtgttgggggggggATGGGGGATGCTGACAAGAAGCGATGATGACAGAGcataaaggaaagaagagaagatgGAGTAGAGTAGGAACATAAGGGTCcgatcaataagtccacgtaacaTTCACATTCAAAATTGGAATTGATGTTTAAAAAttaaagtttgaaatttgaaattaaattttaaaattgaaaattttacaatATGAAAGTTTAATTTGGGAAAGGATTTGCAGAGTTCTTGAAAAAGATGAGTTTGGGACTTTTTTTTCTAAAGAAACTGATAATAGAAAAATCAGTTTGGGTTTATATGAAGTAAAAGGGAAAACTTGGATTTGATCAGATTAAAGGATGGAAAATATGAACAAGTATTCAATGGAGagagattttttaaaagaaaaaaaaaaaaaatctttgaaaagaagGTGATTTTGGAGGAAATTAAAGATTTTTTTAGGAAATTTATAACTCTATTATTTAGGAAATTAACCATGGAGCTGTTTTTAAACATTTGGTTTGATTGAAGTATGCATATTCTAATCAGTTATGAGAACTCAAATACTAGAACCCATTCCATGGCCATTGTTGACTTAATATAGTTTTTCATTGACAAATTTCAACTTGACGCAACAACATTGCTGTTATAGTTGAGTTAGACAACTAATTACCTGAGCTGACTTCTACGACACTAATGATGCAAGTCATGTTACATGGATTCCTCAAAGTGGGATACACATTGCGAGATTCTGCCAATTGAATCGAACAGTTCAGACACCTAACAAAAAGAATCCTCCTACAAAATACGTCCAAACTGGATTTTTTGCATTATAGAGAGACAAAAATAGAACCACTTTAAAACATTATAATACTTTACAAGCTAACTTattaggcttcttttttttttctctcaattTAATAAGCATTTAAAACTTTAAATGTTTGCTGGATGTTTATTGTCTCCTCTTTTGAGGTTCAACAAATCATACTTCGGTACTGGTATCAGATTCTAgtatatgtgttttttttttgtttttagtttttttgagagagagattagTATATCTATGCATGCAACACAGGCAATAGGAGTCATCGTAGAGCTCCCATATCTAGGGTGCCTGTCCATCCAGACACTTGCTATTGGAGCTAATTGCACTGATTTGAAATAAATTATTAACCTGACTAAAGAAGATGAAAGGGCTGTCTAAGCAACAAGTCATAATAATTTTTGcaaatcatcatcattgtcataatCTAAGCCTTCTCCCAAGTCCCAACCAATTTTCATGAATCTGGTGAAAACTATAATGATACAGATAATAAGATAAGAATAGTCCCAACGTATCAGATgtataaaatttaagaaattaaaaaagTTTACCTGGCGCCAACCTTGTTGGGCAGACGTACTTTCAGCATTCATTTGTGTTTCCGGGGTTGAAATCAACTTGTGCCAGAGCAATGAAACAACTGAGAAACATACTTCTTGCTTCTCTGCAAGTACAGATCTTAGAAGAGCTTGAGCGCTACAATTAAATCCAATGTGCCTGTCTGCTGTAAGAAAATTGGCCAAGTCCGATGCATCCACTGGCAAACTTGTGATACTTTTCCCCGAGTTATTTAGCATATCATCAGTCAAAAGCAGAGATTTCTCAGATTTTAGAAATGTTCCTTTTTGGGCCAAATCATTATCGCCTTGATGCTGTTGGGTCAATGGAGGCTCCGATTCACAGCTGTTactgtttgaaaattttatttgtttGCTACCATTCTCACATGCTGGAGCATCCTTCCAAAGTGGTGCGCGTATTAAGTGTGCTTCTAGTGGTTCCGCCTTATCAACAATGGATGCAACCGCTTTGCCATGAATGTCGATGAGGTGATAAAGTGAAGATGCTCTGGTGTAGATCTCATTATCCCACTTACATCGCATCAGAACAGAGAGAGCATGCATACAGGCCTTTGATCGTCCAAACAGTTCAGAAACATGAGCAGCAACCATAGCTGCGGCAACAATCTCATTCGAGCTGTAACTCCATGATGTACCAACAGAAGATGGCTTCAATGAAAAGAGTGCTTCTAAAATTCCTAAGATCCTACGAGTATGACGAACTGCTGACGAAATACCATTTCGTAACTGGTTAGAAGTTCCATTAATTTTTGGAGCCTTTGATGAGCTAAGGGATTCTTTAGGATCTGAACATTTGCTTGCTTTTGAAATCAAAGGGACCAGCTGTAGCTCACAAGCCAAAGCACAAACAGCAGCCAGAACATAGGAATCAAAGGTGGCCACAGGGCCttgctttttcctttttctagttcTCATGTCTGTTCGGTTACCATTTATTATATGCTGTTCGTCGTCAGAAGGATGAGATTCACCACCTGTTGGCCTCTTGCTCCCATTGGGCAGGGCTTCATGACTGACACAAACGGTTAACACGACAAATAGCAGGCGGGAGGCGAGTTCTAGAGAAGCACATGAATCCAGAAATAGTGAATGGACCATTGAACGAAGCTCAGCAACAGCAAGGTTCTTAAAGGAAGATCCAATACCACAATGGTATCTTGATCTTCTGCTTTGTTCCCTGGAGGATTGCATTGGAAATGTTCGTCGTAGAATCGCTTCCACTGTAGCTACAAAAATCCTCATCAAGCATGCTTCAGACGGGCTCCCTCGAGGAAGATACTCTAACACCTTAAGGAGTGGTAAATAAAGATTCCATGATAAAACAGGAGGTTGAAGCGGTGTTGCAACCACAATTTCAGGCAAATCAACAGCCGATGAACTTAAAGGAAGCAGGCCATAAGCAGCTTCCCAGATGGTGCAAATTCTCCATTCAACCTCAGGGCCATGTGCACATAGCATTGAAGCAATCCCTTGAGCAGTTGCCTCAATTGTGGCTTCGTCAGCAGGAACTTCCTTCTGCTCAAAAGTTCATTTGATGATAACCAGTTACATTACAATCAATTAAGCTTGATAACAAAACCAACAATTCAAAATCAAGATGGCAATGGATGCACAATACAACAGAGAGTGCATAAAACCAAAACCATCAGATTACCTGCTTTCTATAGAATGAATTATAGCCACCCAGAGGTTCATGCTGGATGTCAACTCCTTCAGCATGCCTTAGTGGAGGAAAAAGCAAGGTAGGCTGAGAAAGTATGCGGAAAAGTAAAGCTGCTGCAGCATCTGCAGCAATACCTGCTCTCATAGACATTGCAGTCCCAATTGCACGCAAGAAATGCAATTGCATCCAGTTTCGTGGAAGCTGCAAGTGGAACAACAATAAAACAAATAGCAAGATGTTAAAATGAGAAGCATTCACTGATCAACCCAACATGCTATTTCATAGGCTATAAATTCAGAAACTGGCACTCTTATGAAAGAATTCAAGTATAAGTAGTGAAGCTGTAAAACTTAAAAAGTGACAATATAGCCACCACAAATTCCATTTAATAAATTGGAATGATGCACGTGAATCCAATTAAACTGACACATCTTGAAAGCACAATCAGAAAATGATGCTATCAGGAAATTATGAAATGTGATTTCAAATGGATCAAATATTGATTCTTTTAGTTTACCACGTTCCAACAAATATGATTTCAAAAGATCACTGCTGGGGGTGCAGCCATTACCTTTTCTATGAGAGAGAAGTTTCAAAGGGCAAAAGAAGTCCTTTGACCTCAAGTTTTGTTGATCTGCAAATTGGGGATAAATATAAAAGATGAAAGAAGAGGCCTCTCCTTGAAAACTTTTGTTGCGTTGTCTCATTTCCTAGAAATTTTTAGATGAGAAGGAGAGGGTTCCACTCATGGAGTCTCTTCATGTTTGCTTGGTTGAGAGAACGATCAGGCAGTTCTCTTTGAGATTTTCTTGGTTGCAAGGTGAGGACAAAACGTAAAGTCCTTTGTTGCAAGTTGGAGAGAGATGGTCAAATCACCTTTCTCTAAGTTTCTCTTAATAGAGCAGAAGATATGCCATGTCATCAGTATAAGATTATCCTATCTTTTGGGATTTTCTTCATTTAAGTCACAATTATCTCCTAGTGATGAGTTGTTAATTACCTTTAGGTTTCCTATTGCAAACAAACTATTCAGTAAAACTATTATAAATACAATCTCCCTTTTACTCTCTCCTTAAGTTGAGAAAGCGACAACAGTTTCATTAAATCTTGAGTGACGTGATCATGGTTTCTCTTGAATCTTGTATCTCCTTAATTTTCCTAGTATATTTATTGCTAGTGTTTCCCCATGGATGTAGCCCTAATGCTGGCCACGGAAATCTTGTGTCTGTGTCTGTTATGTTCATATTCACCTTAATCCATGGTGACACTAGTTTCTTGTCATCATCAAACAATCAAATCTTTTGCCATTAGtccttttctctatttctcttgcTCTTTTGCACACTTAAACGAATACTGCATAGAGCATATGACAACATATGGCATTGAggcatatatttacatattcataCTATAACACCTCCAAAATAAAAGAGTTGGGGAACAACAGGTTGGGAGCTGCAGTGCATCTGAGCATGACTCAGATAAGAGGTATGAATCGCATTCCAGAAGAGAGAAAAGCTGAGGAGACTGCTTATTCTAGATTTTAACTACTTCTGAGCTTGATCCATTTAATATAGATGAACCTTCATATAGTAATCAAAAAATAGCCATGCACAATGGTTAGAAGTAAATGCTTATGGCATCAATCTATATGCAGTTAAAGACATGCAGAACAAAATAATTGAAGATTGGGAATTGGTACAAAACCGAATGTGTTAGATGCAAATTGAATAGACCAATAACATAATATTGCACAACAGCCAGATGGTTACAAATTGGCAATCTCACTTACCCTCATTCCAGATGCATAATCCTCAGCTGCCCTAAGGAGTTCCACAAGTTGCACAGCTGCATCCAGTGCATCTGGAGCCCATGATGGTGGTGCTTCCAAAAGTCCAACCAGAAGCCTTTGGGTAGCACTTGGAGTAGCAATTGCATAGTACCTGTACAGAAAGAAAGACAGCCATAAATGATATTCCAGAATACTCAGTGTAAAGCAATAAGTTGTCTAGATATTTACCGATGAAACAAGCGAGCATATGGCTCAAGAGCTGGCAACCCCGCAACCAGATGCTCATCTAAAGCAGTTGTTGGAGGAGGAAGCAAAAGTGCAGGAACAGCAGCTGCGGTTAAATTAGCAGTTTCGTAACGAGCAACTTCTTCATCGCAAACACTTAATATAACACCAGCTCCATTTGCCACAGCCCATCTTGGAGTTGAAGGCATAAGCTGGGGATGCTTTCCTGATCCACGACCATAAGCTAAAGAAGAAGTAAAAGCTTTCCGTGAGGAATCCTCAGTTTTCAAGCACTCAACCATTACACAAATCTCGTAGTACATTAATTTTTGCATCATCATCTAGGAAATTTTATATCATAGATTTCAGAGTTTATCATTTAACCGAATCCACACTGATCATCAGATGCGTCagcccatgttaggcccaaggcccaaaataCTAACACATCcatgattcagatgggccacgtgATCAGTAACAGCGTACAGGGAGAAgcccaccctccaaactgtttcccttggtatggcccatcttacatttggatcagcctgattttggggcCCCATGCCTAACGTGTTATGAATcatctgatggttggagtggatttcacatacaaatcatagtgggccctgtaaACAATCAATGCTGGGCATCCCTCTCCCAACTGTCTCCTTTGGTGTAACCCACCTAAATTACAGAACAACCTGATTTTAGGACCGCAGCCTAGTGTGAGACGACGAGtctgatggtcagattggatttcacatgcatatcatggtctcGCACTTAAGGCTGTGGCACTATGTACATTATATATAGGGAGAGACCCCTCTTGAATCATTTTGAAATACACACAAAAAGTGTTGCCTATCCTCTCTCCCTTGTATCTTTTAAGCAAAATACCCAAAATGTTGGCCCATTGGCTTTATTTGACAATCAACTAGAGTTGGGAATCTTTTAGGAGAGCTGCTTGATAATAGGGACGTTCTGCTGTGAGAGCAATTGCACCTACCTGTGGTGGAATTTCATCAGATTGCTGGTTGTACATAGCCTCATCCTCATCTCATGGATCTACCCAACCAATAATACTTGTCATCGTATTCTGTGAAACTAGTTTGTGGTAACAAAGAGTGTTCTTTGTTCATACCCTATACTGCTAAGCAAAGATGTTTCACATATGTTTATCCCCACATGTTTGTAAATCCAAAGTCAATAACGATGGTCCAAACCTCTCCTATATTAGAGCCCTGGACATGAGTAACAGAAAAGGAATTAGAGCCCTGGAGCTCATTTATTTCCTCCACCCAACAGATAATCTCCTAGGATTCCTCTCCAAGGTTTCCGACGTGGATTTTATCATACGGTGTTCACCACCCGTTCAATTCAGGTGATATTTTTCtgctgattttttaattttctttatttttggatctTGATCCAATCATGATTGCATACATGTGGTTTGAATAGCTATGACTGATTTACTAGTTTCTAGTGACATCAGTAGAATCCAATCCCAGAAGGGATGAAATTTGATTGTGTCATACAATTTCATTGGTGATAACCCTAATTTCATGATAATTTAATAGAAATTGGAGGTCGAGTTACCTATGATAATTGTGTGCCATTGGGCTATTTTTTGGAGGAAAAAGGTTGAGGGGTTCATTGGTGGATCCAATAAAGGTCCATCACCTAATGCTCTGACCTATGCTTAAAATGCTTGATTGGACAAAAAGCGGAAATAAGAGATTCACTTTGGAGAGACCTACACCAACTTATCACTCCATCAATATCCAACCATATAAAACAAATCATTCTAGAATCTCATATCATCCAGTGTTTTATCAAGTGGAAATATTctaaataaattgaaaaaaaaaaaaaagaaaaagaaaaaaaaaaaggaactcaTAAGAGTGAAGGCATTGCATGCATTAGCTAggaattgaaattttaaattattcATGTAACAAGACCCATCTTCTTAAGAATGAATTAAGTTTAAAGAGAAAACAACAGACATTGACATGATACATCTTATGCATATCTAAAAGATCCAGGTGAAACTGAGATAAGAGAAAATATTATTACATCCAGATCATAATATCTGCAGATTAAAATATCAACCAACACCTGAATTCAAGTAAGCATATTTATTGCAGAAAATTTTCACTAACCAGTTGTTGGTGGTTTGAGTTCTCCACCAGCTGCATATTTGCCCAGGACCCCACTACACCTAATAAAACATGGATCTCAATGAATAATGCTCTCAAGCAGTGATTTCTTTAAATATTCCAAAAGAAATAGAGAACAAACACACAATTTTTATGCCATAAACAATTTTCAATCTCAAAAATACTCTCAATGCTTGATGCAAAGTAAACTCAACACCACAACCAATGTAAAGCTCACACTGAAAGGATATAATGCCCACAGATCTAAAAGAATGGAATAGCATGAGTGAAGAGACATTAACTAGGAACAGTGGCCCAACTTAAATAAACAAATGCATTGAAGAATATGACAATAACAATAAAGTGATCAAGCTTACAGAAGCTTTAGCAATTTCTATCAAGATcaaattataaaattatattGAAATGTGACACTTAAAAATTACATGTCCTCTTAAAGGAAATAATATAACAAAATAGGACACAGGTGAAAAAGAACGATATAACCACGATATAATCATGGCATTCTCAAAATGTCACAATCAGATACAAGGATGAAAGACATAAAATAGAACCTAATCTTTTCACCCACTTCTATCAACTCCGTAATCTCACTTGACCACTCAAGCTTCAAAACATTTCAAAATTGCATTCCCCGTTCTACCTCGTTTAAGTATATATTCGTTCGCATCTTTCGAACCACACATATGTTCCATTGAAAATTCCTACTACTAATATATTGAAAAGGGCTAGACTATGGtgatcaaggtattccgtaatggtaacggtggctgtaacagctaccactgttactgt
This region includes:
- the LOC131223431 gene encoding protein GIGANTEA-like isoform X2, translating into MSASCEKWIDGLQFSSLVWPPPHDEQQRQAQIVAYVEYFGQFTSERFPEDVAELIQHCYPSKETRLLDEVLATFVLHHPEHAHAVVHPILSCIIDGTLVYDKNDPPFCSFISLVSPSSEREYSEQWALACGEILRVLTHYNRPIYKVECQSSETDRSSSGDHATTSDSQGEEGCQSPLQERERKPLRPLSPWITDILLAAPLGIRSDYFRWCSGVLGKYAAGGELKPPTTAYGRGSGKHPQLMPSTPRWAVANGAGVILSVCDEEVARYETANLTAAAVPALLLPPPTTALDEHLVAGLPALEPYARLFHRYYAIATPSATQRLLVGLLEAPPSWAPDALDAAVQLVELLRAAEDYASGMRLPRNWMQLHFLRAIGTAMSMRAGIAADAAAALLFRILSQPTLLFPPLRHAEGVDIQHEPLGGYNSFYRKQKEVPADEATIEATAQGIASMLCAHGPEVEWRICTIWEAAYGLLPLSSSAVDLPEIVVATPLQPPVLSWNLYLPLLKVLEYLPRGSPSEACLMRIFVATVEAILRRTFPMQSSREQSRRSRYHCGIGSSFKNLAVAELRSMVHSLFLDSCASLELASRLLFVVLTVCVSHEALPNGSKRPTGGESHPSDDEQHIINGNRTDMRTRKRKKQGPVATFDSYVLAAVCALACELQLVPLISKASKCSDPKESLSSSKAPKINGTSNQLRNGISSAVRHTRRILGILEALFSLKPSSVGTSWSYSSNEIVAAAMVAAHVSELFGRSKACMHALSVLMRCKWDNEIYTRASSLYHLIDIHGKAVASIVDKAEPLEAHLIRAPLWKDAPACENGSKQIKFSNSNSCESEPPLTQQHQGDNDLAQKGTFLKSEKSLLLTDDMLNNSGKSITSLPVDASDLANFLTADRHIGFNCSAQALLRSVLAEKQEVCFSVVSLLWHKLISTPETQMNAESTSAQQGWRQVVDALCNVVSASPTKASTAVVLQAEKDLQPWIARDDEQGQKMWKINQRIVKLMVEIMRNHDSPEALIILSSASDLLLRATDGMLVDGEACTLPQLELLEATASAVQLVLDWGESSSAVADGLLNLLKCRLPATIRCVSHPSAHVRALSTSVLRDILHIGSVKSNCKQEDVKGVHSPAYRYLTVGIIDWHADIEKCLVWEAHSRRATGLQLAFLDAAAKELDCVISY
- the LOC131223431 gene encoding protein GIGANTEA-like isoform X1 translates to MSASCEKWIDGLQFSSLVWPPPHDEQQRQAQIVAYVEYFGQFTSERFPEDVAELIQHCYPSKETRLLDEVLATFVLHHPEHAHAVVHPILSCIIDGTLVYDKNDPPFCSFISLVSPSSEREYSEQWALACGEILRVLTHYNRPIYKVECQSSETDRSSSGDHATTSDSQGEEGCQSPLQERERKPLRPLSPWITDILLAAPLGIRSDYFRWCSGVLGKYAAGGELKPPTTAYGRGSGKHPQLMPSTPRWAVANGAGVILSVCDEEVARYETANLTAAAVPALLLPPPTTALDEHLVAGLPALEPYARLFHRYYAIATPSATQRLLVGLLEAPPSWAPDALDAAVQLVELLRAAEDYASGMRLPRNWMQLHFLRAIGTAMSMRAGIAADAAAALLFRILSQPTLLFPPLRHAEGVDIQHEPLGGYNSFYRKQKEVPADEATIEATAQGIASMLCAHGPEVEWRICTIWEAAYGLLPLSSSAVDLPEIVVATPLQPPVLSWNLYLPLLKVLEYLPRGSPSEACLMRIFVATVEAILRRTFPMQSSREQSRRSRYHCGIGSSFKNLAVAELRSMVHSLFLDSCASLELASRLLFVVLTVCVSHEALPNGSKRPTGGESHPSDDEQHIINGNRTDMRTRKRKKQGPVATFDSYVLAAVCALACELQLVPLISKASKCSDPKESLSSSKAPKINGTSNQLRNGISSAVRHTRRILGILEALFSLKPSSVGTSWSYSSNEIVAAAMVAAHVSELFGRSKACMHALSVLMRCKWDNEIYTRASSLYHLIDIHGKAVASIVDKAEPLEAHLIRAPLWKDAPACENGSKQIKFSNSNSCESEPPLTQQHQGDNDLAQKGTFLKSEKSLLLTDDMLNNSGKSITSLPVDASDLANFLTADRHIGFNCSAQALLRSVLAEKQEVCFSVVSLLWHKLISTPETQMNAESTSAQQGWRQVVDALCNVVSASPTKASTAVVLQVRYPFICKFFGVMKVLGFLTRYPITSLFLVTLWACFLGQAEKDLQPWIARDDEQGQKMWKINQRIVKLMVEIMRNHDSPEALIILSSASDLLLRATDGMLVDGEACTLPQLELLEATASAVQLVLDWGESSSAVADGLLNLLKCRLPATIRCVSHPSAHVRALSTSVLRDILHIGSVKSNCKQEDVKGVHSPAYRYLTVGIIDWHADIEKCLVWEAHSRRATGLQLAFLDAAAKELDCVISY